The window CCGATTTTCTGGAAATAACCAAGCATTTTTTCTTCAGAAATATCCGTCCCAAGCATACTGTTTATTTTCTCAGCATCAAACGGAACTCTGACAGGCTCTTTAACCTTGCCGTACACGTCCACTGTTCCGCCCACTACCTCTCCGGCTTTCATCTCCTCCACCAGCTGGCAGGCACGGTCGATGGCCGCTTTTGCATTGTTGGGATCCAGTCCCTTCTCAAACTTTGCAGATGCATCTGTCCGCAGTCCCACACGTTTGCTGGATTTTCGTATGTTAACCCCGTCAAAGCAGGCTGCCTCAAAAAGCATTGTGTGTACATTATCTGTGATCATGGAATTTTCCCCACCCATAATCCCTGCGATGCCGATTGACTTTTCTCCGTCGCAGATCATGAGCACCTCTCCATCCAGCGCCCTCTCCTGGCCATCCAAAGTAATAAATTTATCTCCGTCCTGTGCTGTCTTCACAACAATCTCGTGTCCTTTAATTGTGTCTAAGTCATAGGCGTGCATGGGCTGTCCATATTCCTCCATCACATAGTTGGTAATATCTACCAGATTGTTGATAGGTCGGATTCCCACAGAAGCCAGCCTCCTCTGCATCCACTTGGGAGAAGGGCCGATTTTTATATTTTTTACAACCCTTGCACAGTAGCGCGGACAAAGATCTGTATTTTCTACAGTCACCTTAATATACTGATTCACATCCTCAGAATTGCCAGTTTCCTTCACCTGAGGAGGCACAAAATCCTTTTGGAACGTTGCTGCCGCTTCCCTTGCAATCCCAATTACACTAAAACAATCTACCCTGTTGGAAGTCACTTCATATTCAAATACAACATCATCCAGTCCCAATGCCTCAACTGCACTGGCTCCAATCTGGACATCCTCAGGGAAAATATAAATTCCATTGTCCGGGGACTCCGGATACATTTCCTTTGTAGAGCCAAGCTCTTCAATTGAGCACATCATGCCGCAGCTTTCTACTCCCCGCAGTTTTCCCTTTTTAATTTGAATCCCTCCTGGTGTTTTGGATCCGTCGTGGCCTCCTGCCACGCGGCCTCCATCCAGTACAACTGGAACTTTATCTCCTTCCTGTACATTGTCCGCACCTGTCACAATCTGTACAGAACCCTGCCCAATATTCACCTGGCATACTATTAATTTATCTGCATCAGGATGCTTGTCAATTTTATCTATCTGGCCAATAATTATTTTATCTAAATCTGCATCCAGCTTTTCATATCCCTCTACCTTTGTCCCTGACAGCGTCATTACATCAGTATACTCTTGTGCAGTCACATCCAAATCGGGGACATATGCTTTTATCCATGATAATGAAGTGTTCAATCCTATTTCCTCTCTTTCTGTCGCGTCTATTACTTATAATTCAAACTCAGAACTGTTTTAAGAATCGGATATCGTTCTCATAAAGCAGCCTCATATCGTCGATCTCATATTTCAAAAGAGCAATTCGCTCCAAGCCTACCCCAAATGCAAACCCAGAATATTCTTCTGGGTCAATCCCGCACATTTCCAGCACATGAGGGTGCACCATGCCGCAGCCTAGAATTTCAATCCATCCTGAACCTTTACAGAAACGGCAGCCTTTCCCGCCACATTTAAAGCAGCTTACATCCACCTCCGCACTTGGCTCTGTAAAAGGGAAATGATGGGGACGGAATTTCGTCTTCGTATCCGGCCCAAACAGCTCTTTGGCGAACACCTCCAGTGTGCCCTTCAAATCGGCAAAAGATATATGTTTGTCAATCACCAGGCCCTCAATCTGATGGAAGGATGGAGAATGTGTCGCATCTACTTCGTCTGAGCGGAATACCCTTCCTGGCGCTATCATACGGATGGGAAGCTTTCCTTGCTCCATCACGCGGGCCTGCACCGGAGATGTCTGCGTCCTGAGGACGATCTCTTTATTGATATAAAACGTATCCTGCTCATCCTTTGCCGGGTGGTCAGCAGGTATGTTCAGCTTCTCAAAATTATACAGGTCATACTCCACTTCCGGGCCTTCCACCACCTCATATCCCATGCCCACAAAAATCCTCTCCACCTCTTCTAAAGCAATTGTATTGGGATGTCTGTGCCCCACTTTATTTTTCTTAGACGGCAGTGTCACATCGATCACTTCCCCCTTGAGTTTCTCCTCCCTCAGAACTCGCTCCATCCTGGCCTTAGACTCCTCAAGGACGGCTTCGATGGCTGCCCTGGCCTCATTCACAAGCTGACCTACTTTCGGCCGGTCCTCAGGCGGCACATCCTTCATCCCCTTCAGGACTGCGGTCAGTTCCCCCTTCTTGCCAAGAAACCTGACACGCACATCATTCAGCTTCTCTGGGATATCCGCCGACTTAATCTGCGCGATAGCTTCCGACTTAATCTGCTCCAATCTCTCTTTCATAAATCTGCTCTCCTTTCATCTTTTAGGACGTAATAAAATGCAAAAGTGTTACGTCCCTAATTGCATTTCAACCTGTACCCACTTTATAAATTCAAAAAGACTCCGTCCCCTGAAGGGACGAAGTCTATATTCGCGGTACCACCCTAATTCCCGCTTTTCATGCGGGCCCTTAGCTTTGTGTAACGTACAAATGACGGCATCCTCTACTTTTACTTCAAGAATGCAGCTATCGTGGGAATTTCGATTGCCATCTGAACTAAAGAAAACTTACAGCCAGTGATTTTCTCTCTCTGATAGGAAATGGTTCTCTACTGTACACGGTTATTGCTTTTTTCTATTCATACAATTCTTCGGATCTTATCGAATTTACTTTTCTATTGTAACATAGGTTTTTTGAATGTCAAGGCCTTTACTGTCTTTTGCCCCTGCTTCCATATCCCTCCAGCAGTGCATTGAGTTCGCCGCCCAGCAGAATAACATACATGCAGAAATACAGCCACAGCATGACAAGTATGATGGTTGTCAGGCTTCCGTACATGCTGGAAAATCCCGTAAATATATCCAGGTAGACGGAAAAAACAAAAGATATCAAAAGCCACGCACAGGAAGTAAATACTGCCCCTGGAAGCTGCTGCTTCATAGTTGTTTTAGATAAGTTCGTACGGTTTGGCAAAAACTTATAAACCAAATCCCAGAATAATGTCAATACCGCCATTGTCACCAGCGTCCGGATCTGTATAATAAAATCCATAATCGGGGTCAGTATAGGGGCATGCCTGTAAACCATCACGCTAATACTGTTGCCGAATACGGACAGAGTCAGGGACAGCACGATTGCCAATATAAAAATCACCGTATAAAACGAAGCGCGTACTCTCAGATAAATATAATTACGTGTCTCTGTATTGTCATAAATACAGTTTAACCCTGAAGTCATAGAAAGAACTCCCTTTCCCGCAGACCACACAGCAATCATAATGGTCACTGGAATAATGCCGCTGGACTGTGCGTATACCTGGTCTACTATGGAGACTATCAGCCCTTCCACTGTCCTGGGAAATATTTGTGTGACAGCCGACATAACATCCTGCTGTGTCACGGGGGTAAACTGGACCATCGTTAAAAGCAGCAAAATAATCGGGATCAGGGACAGCACAAAAAAGTATGCTGCCTGTGCGGCATAAGCTCCTGTATGGTGCGAACCTACCGTGGAAGTAAACCCTGTAATTTTTTTAACTGCTCTTTTGATATTTTCTATCATCCCACTCTCCTGTCACAGTTTTTAAACTTTCCAAATCATATCATAAAGCAATTTTATAATCAAGCCGGGCAGCAAACAGTGGGACTGCCCTTGCGAATTTAAGAAAAGACAGCTGCACACTGACAGCTGTCCTTATCTTTAGTAAGTTCCCCAAAATGCCGGTCCTGTATTTTGACTCCTAGCCACAGCTAGGTGGGCAACCGCATCTGCTTTTCTGTCTTCCACTGCAAGTCGGAGGCTTGACATATTACAGAAATATAAGAATCCCGTTTAAAGTATTGTAGGTTCAAAATAACAGGGTTATCGAACATTCCAGGTTTTCTCTAGGAGTATTATAACCCATTTATCTAAAATTTACAACCCGTATTAAAATGGATTTAGCAGGAATCTGCGCACTGGAATTTAACTATATTTCTTTATCGGCAGGCAGTGCAATTTTCGCCATTATATGGTATAGTTGTTTTCATACCTAATCGATAAAGGAGACTTTATGTTATGAAAATGAATGAGTTAAAACTTGTCTATTTCAGTCCCACAGGAACTACCAGGAAAGTTGTTATGGAGGCTGCCCGGAATATCGACTTGAAATCTATCTCTTATGACCTTACTATCCACAAAGAGAAAAAACCGGCCCTCCAGTTCAAAAAAAATGACTTTGTAGTTTTTGGCATCCCGGTATACAGCGGCCGTGTACCCCAGACATTTTTGGAGTATTTCGAGACGCTAAAAGGGGACAATACTCCTGCTGCCCTGATCGCCACTTACGGATGCCGGGAATATGAGGATGCCCTTCTGGAATTAAAAACCGAAGTGGAAAAGCGGGGATTCAAAGTAATCGGGGCTGCCGCCTTTCCTGTGGAGCATTCCATTGTACGCTCCATAGGCCTTGGTCGCCCCAACAAAGCTGACCTTAAGCAGATTTCCGATTTTGGCGTTCAGCTTAACCGGCGCTTAAAAGCAGATTCCTTTGATTCCTTTGATATTCAGGTCCCCGGCAGGGTTCCTTACAGGAAATACAGCCGGGTGCCTCTTCATCCCAAAACAGATGTGAAACTCTGTACCGAATGCGGCGCCTGTGCAAGGTCCTGCCCGGCCAGGGCAATCCCCCTGGACAACCCTAAAAAAACGCTGTCAAAGCAGTGTATCTCCTGCCTGAAATGCGTCCGTCTCTGCCGTCAGAAAGCAAGATACACCAGCAATATAAAAATGAATTTTGCCCGGAGAAAGCTGTTAAAAGTCTGTCAAAGCGATAAATCCGCAGAGATATTTCTATAAAATCCCCTCTAAAAGTATACATATAATTACAGAATATCTTGCTGTAATGTACAAAAAATGCCCGGCTGCTTTGCAGGAGCAGCCAGGCATTTCTTAGAGTGTATTAACATCTGCCGCTTGTAAATGATCAGATACGCACTGCTCTCAGTTAGCCGATGTAATATACCCTATCCTTCTTTTTCGGAGGGGCAGACGGGTAATCGCCATCTACATATCCAAGTACACAGTGGCCGATCCCCTCATACTCACCCTCAATCCCCAGTGATTTTAATATTTCCTTTCCTTCTGGGCGTTCAAATTCTTCCTTCGCCCTATGAATCCAGCAGCTCCCCACCCCCAGGGCATGTGCTGCCAGCATCAGGTTTTCCATGACAAGGCTTCCGTCATATACATATGTGCCCACATTTTTATCGGCCAGCACTATTAGGACTGTCGGGGCGCCATAAAATGGGTCGCTCTCTACACCCATGATTTCCGCATTTAGCCTGGACAGCCGGTCTATGGTTTCTTTATCCGTGACTGCAATAATAACGGCAGACTGCCTGTTCCTGGCAGAAGGTGCAGATATCCCCGCAGCGATAATCTGATCCAGTACTTCTTTTGATATCATGTCCGGCTTAAAATTCCGTATACTTCTCCTGGTTTGCATAAGTTCCAGTAATTCTTGATTTTTGGCCATAGTTTTATCCTCCATTTCAAATACGACTATCTTATTCTTATATTTCTTGTATTCTCTTCCAGCTACTTAAAATACTTATTTTTAAGCTTGGTTGTATATGCCATAAACCAGGCCAGCATAATCAGAAAGACAATCATTGCGCCAAAGTCTATATAAGTAATAGGTGTCACATAATAATTCACAGTGTCAATCACTCCATATAAGGTTGTTATAATTCCAAAGACCAGGACAGCGGGCATGGCTTTCTGTAAAAATGCCGCCTTATCTTTACATTGGTTTTCAGTGTAGCCTTTTCCCAGCAAAAGTACCTCGTTGATACGCCCATCCTTCCTCATTTTGAAATAAGCGTAGAGTCCATAAATTCCGCAGCAAAGCACCATAATACTGATTACACCAAACATACTGTTCATGGACTACACCTCCACTTTCAAAATTTCTTTTACGGCGTCCTTCATCTTATCCACATCACATTCCCTTGTATGCAGAATCTCTGCATCCTGAATTTCCCGGATCGCTTTGGGCACCTCTACTTTAGACAGCCTTTCCAGCTCTCCAATCATGGAAAGCTCATCGCCGCAACCATCTGAATCCCCGATCGCAGCCATTACACTCCCCACAAATTTATACGGACTTGCAGTGGAAGCAATCAGGACTTTGGTAGTATCCCCGGTCTTTTCCCTGTAATCCCTGCATACATGGGCGGCAACTGCTGTATGGGTGTCCATCACATACCCGGTGGAACGGTATGTATCCCGGATTGTCTGCCTTGTCTCCTCCTCCGTTGCATAGCCTCCGGTAAAATCTTGCAGCCTTTCCCGCATCTGCGGCGTAATTTCGTATTCTCCCTCCCGCGCAAGCTGTTCCATCAGCTGGGCATTGGCCTCTGCGTCCTGGCCCGCGATTGTATAAATCAGGCGCTCTAGGTTACTGGAAATCAAAATATCCATAGAGGGGGAGGAGGTCAGTACAAAGTCACGGTTCCGGTCATATTTGCCTGTCCTGAAGAAATCATACAGTACTTTATTTTCATTGGAAGCACAGATTAATCTGTCAATAGGCACTCCCATCTGTTTTGCATAATAAGCAGCTAATATGTTCCCAAAATTCCCGGTTGGAACTGTCACATGGATCCTCTCATTTTTTTCAATTTCCCCATTTTGGAGAAGTTTTGCATATGCATATACATAATACACAACCTGGGGGACTAGGCGCCCGATGTTGATAGAATTAGCGGAAGAAAACTGATATCCAGCCTCATTAAGGGCACTTTTTAGCGCCTGATCCTCAAACAATGCCTTCACTCCGCTCTGCGCATTGTCAAAATTCCCATGGATTGCAACTACAAAGGTATTTTTGCCCTTCTGTGTTACCATCTGCAGTTCCTGGACTTTGCTCACCCCATCTTTCGGGTAAAATACAATGATTTTTGTACCCAAAACATCGGCAAACCCAGCCAGGGCGGCTTTCCCTGTGTCACCCGAGGTGGCAGTCAGAATCACAATCTCCTTTGTCACATTATTTTTCCGCGCTGCAGTTGTAAGCAGATGGGGGAGGATAGAAAGTGCCATATCTTTAAAAGCAATTGTGGCGCCGTGGAACAGCTCAAGATGATAGGTATCCCCCACCTTTACCAGAGGGGCAATCAGTTCCGTATCAAATTTGTCATCGTATGCTTTTTCAATACATTCTTTGAGCTCCTCCTCTGTAAAATCAGGCAGGAACTGCTTCATGACCACATAAGCTGTTTCCTGATATGTCATATCCTTTAATTCGTCCATTGCCACATCCAGTTTTGGAATGTAAGCAGGCACAAACAACCCGCCATCTTCTGCAAGTCCTTTCAGAATGGCCTGCGAGGCTGTAACTGTTTTCTCTGCATTCCTGGTGCTTCTGTATAATAGATCCATCCTTTTACCCTCTTTTTCTTTCTTCACTGTGTTACTGCACTGCATTATACCATATGTTTCAACTTTAATCAATTTTGTTTGCGGAACAGAATAAACAGAATCCCACTCACTGCCATCAATACCGGATAAAATAAATATGGCATGATATGGAAAGGAGTCAGCCCTGTCAGGCTGGCCGCTGATAGAAGCTGCGCACCATAGGGGATCATCCCCTGCCCCACAGAGGTAAAAATATCAAGCAAGGAGGCGGAACGCTTCGGGCTAATGTCAAATTCATCGCTGATTTCTTTTGCGATAGGGCCGGCCATCACGATGGCTACCGTATTATTTGCGGTACACAAATCTACAAATAAGGCCAGCAGGGCGATTCCCACCTCCCCGCCTTTCCTGCCTTTAATCCTGCTTTTTATCAGGTTCAGTATGAACAGAATCCCTCCGTACTCTTTTACCAGGGCCACAATACAGGCCACCACAATGGAAATTACAGTGATATCATACATAGATGTCACACCGTCCCCTACCACGGCAAAAATATCCATAGGCGCAATGCTCCCCGCTGCCACGCCGACTGCCAGGGATACGGCTGTTCCGCCTATAAGAACAAGGAATACATTGATCCCCACCAGCGCACCGATTAGGACAAGTATATAGGGCAGCACCTTCCACAGGCTATAATCCATGGCCGAGGACAGCGTAAACTCTGCATTGCGGGTTATAAGCCAGAAAATCACGATTGTAATGACCGCCGCCGGAAGCACGATCAGGAAATTAGCCTTAAACTTGTCCTTCATCTCACACCCCTGGGTCTTGACTGCCGCTATCGTGGTGTCAGAAATCATGGAAAGGTTATCTCCAAACATGGCCCCGCAGACCACTGCCCCGATACAAATTGCCAGGGAAAAGCCTGTCTTTTCATGAATCCCAACGGCAATGGGCGCCAGGGCGGCAATTGTCCCCATGGACGTCCCCATAGAAACAGAAATAAAGCAGCCTATGACGAATAAACCTACAACAGCAACCTGTGCGGGCAGGACAGACAGGCCTAAGTTCACTGTGCTCTCTACGCCCCCGGCTGCTGTCACTGCACCTGAAAACCCGCCGGCACACAGGAAAATAAGGCTCATAGTCACAATATTCTCATCTCCCACCCCGCCGGCTATAATCTTCAGTTTATCCGCAAAACTCAACTTCCTATTCTGTAAAAACGCCACGAATAGGGCAATTAAAAACCCTACGATTGCGGGCATTGCATAAAAATCCCCTGCCACAATCCCGGATCCCAGAAAAATAACAAGAAACACTGCAATTGGGAGCAGGGCCCATGCCCGGCCCTGTGCCTGCCTAACATCTATATTGTCCTGTTTCATCACATACCCTCTCTCTTCCTAAATATTTCACGTATCTTATGAAAATCTTCGCCCAGCTCCTTTTGCATCTGTGCCCCAAACATCTCTGCATTTTTATAGAAATATATGTCATGCCGTACACACTCGGCCGCCATAGCCACCATGGGCCTGGATCTGGTCCAGATCACCTCGGAGACAGAATCATTAATAATCTGCCCAAAAACCACTTCCCGGCCGTCAGAAACCAGGGTCAGGAAACGCCCTCCCATCTCCTGCCGCTTCTCATCCAGCATACCATGGCGGCAGTAATGCCGGAGGGGAATATCCCCCTCTTCACCGAAGTAGACAATGCCCATAGGGACGCCCCGGGCCTCCAGGCTATGTATCTCCATGAGCACCTTTGGCAAATCCTCTGCCCATATCTGCAGCAGCAGCTCTGATTTTGTATTCTTAAGGATATTCCGGCATTTGGCAAAAACATTGTCATGCTCCTTGATATGCCAAAATTCTTCCAAGTCTGTCTCAGCCCTATAATTATACAGATTTTTATTCAGCGTGCCGAGAGTAGCCTCTGTCTCATCCAGGACCCGGCTGGAAATTTCTTCTATAGGCACTGCAGCATAGCGGTTCGAAGTATCCCCCTCAGAATACAATATAAATCCTTTTATGACAAGAGATTCCAGGATATTGTAAATTTTTGACCGGGGGACAGCTGAATATTTGCTGGCCTCATAGCCAGAAGCACTTCCCTTTTTCAGAAGGGTCAGGTATACTTTGGCCTCGGCGTCCGTAAGTCCTATTTTCCTTAGTAAAAAAATTGTATCTTCTAATAGCATGGCCCAGCTCCTTTCTATTCAATCCCCCAAGCCTTCCTCTTTCTAAATACTCTTGTTCGGCCATGGCTGCATGGCTCCGCCTTCCTCAGCCGGCCTGCAGTTTCTTGCAAACAGGTTCAGGCAGCCCTTCTCCTCCTTCAGAGGCGGGCATGTCCACTTCTCCCTTCTGGCCGCCAGTTCCTGGTCTGGGACGAGCAAATCCACTTTCCCTCCAGGGATATCTATCACGATTTCATCCCCCTCTTCCACTAGGGCGATGTTCCCTCCGTCATATGCCTCAGGCGACACATGTCCCACAATAGCGCCATAATTAAAACCGGAAAACCTGGCATCGGACACCAACCCCACACTGGTATGCAGGCCATGGCCGATCAGTGCGTCTATGCTCAGCATTAATTCTTTCATCCCCGGAGCGCCTTTACAGCCCTCATAACGGATTACAATAATATCGCCTGGGACGATTTCCCCTGCTTCTATGGCCTCAAAAGCACTTCTGTCCCCCTCAAATACTTTCGCCTTTCCCCGGATATATTTTACTGGTTCAGGAACCGCGGTGGGGCGCACAATGGCGCCCTTGGGTGAAAGATTCCCTCTCAGTATTTTCAGGCCAGGTTCCTGGAACAGAGGGTTTTCTATGGAATGGATGACTTCATTTGCCTGTGCCTTTACATGAGACAGGTATTCCCCCCAATTGCCCCCGTCCATCATGGGCGCCTCAGTAAACAGGCGGCTCTCCAGCATTTTCATCACATTCGGAACACCCCCTGCATAGTGGAAGTCCACGACTGTATATGGCCCGCTTGGGATGACGGCATTGATGCATGGTATCTCCTGTGCATACTTCTCAAAGTCTTTCAGCGTTATATCAATCCCCAGTTCATAAGCCATTGTGAGGATATGAAGTACAGCATTGGTGGAGCCTGCCACTGCCATATCAAACATAATGGAATTCAGCAGGACTTCTTTTGTAATTAGGTCAGAAGGCCTGCGCCCTTCTTTCACCAAACGGACTGCAAACTTGCCTGCCTCCCGGGCCTGCCTAAGCTTCCTGTTATCCGAGGCAGGTATAGTGGAAGTTCCAGGCATGACCAGATTCATGACTTCCCCCAGCATCTGCATGGTGTTGGCCGTCCCCATAGACGGGCAGGCCCCAAAAGAAGGGCATACCGCCTCCTCCAGCTCCATAAG of the Luxibacter massiliensis genome contains:
- a CDS encoding Na+/H+ antiporter NhaC family protein encodes the protein MKQDNIDVRQAQGRAWALLPIAVFLVIFLGSGIVAGDFYAMPAIVGFLIALFVAFLQNRKLSFADKLKIIAGGVGDENIVTMSLIFLCAGGFSGAVTAAGGVESTVNLGLSVLPAQVAVVGLFVIGCFISVSMGTSMGTIAALAPIAVGIHEKTGFSLAICIGAVVCGAMFGDNLSMISDTTIAAVKTQGCEMKDKFKANFLIVLPAAVITIVIFWLITRNAEFTLSSAMDYSLWKVLPYILVLIGALVGINVFLVLIGGTAVSLAVGVAAGSIAPMDIFAVVGDGVTSMYDITVISIVVACIVALVKEYGGILFILNLIKSRIKGRKGGEVGIALLALFVDLCTANNTVAIVMAGPIAKEISDEFDISPKRSASLLDIFTSVGQGMIPYGAQLLSAASLTGLTPFHIMPYLFYPVLMAVSGILFILFRKQN
- the ilvD gene encoding dihydroxy-acid dehydratase; the encoded protein is MEAYWNGTEAAHRRVMMKAAGYTDEDIRKKPHIGVPNSYMEGSPGSAHLRQIAEAVKQGIWAAGGVPVEFGIPATCGNIANGAEELKYEQVGRDIVAMSVEFVSRVHNFDGLVMVASCDNIIAGCYLAAARMNIPSMIVTGGSMQPGQHCGKTVVEADLDVARFSGSSEEELMELEEAVCPSFGACPSMGTANTMQMLGEVMNLVMPGTSTIPASDNRKLRQAREAGKFAVRLVKEGRRPSDLITKEVLLNSIMFDMAVAGSTNAVLHILTMAYELGIDITLKDFEKYAQEIPCINAVIPSGPYTVVDFHYAGGVPNVMKMLESRLFTEAPMMDGGNWGEYLSHVKAQANEVIHSIENPLFQEPGLKILRGNLSPKGAIVRPTAVPEPVKYIRGKAKVFEGDRSAFEAIEAGEIVPGDIIVIRYEGCKGAPGMKELMLSIDALIGHGLHTSVGLVSDARFSGFNYGAIVGHVSPEAYDGGNIALVEEGDEIVIDIPGGKVDLLVPDQELAARREKWTCPPLKEEKGCLNLFARNCRPAEEGGAMQPWPNKSI
- a CDS encoding TrmB family transcriptional regulator, whose protein sequence is MLLEDTIFLLRKIGLTDAEAKVYLTLLKKGSASGYEASKYSAVPRSKIYNILESLVIKGFILYSEGDTSNRYAAVPIEEISSRVLDETEATLGTLNKNLYNYRAETDLEEFWHIKEHDNVFAKCRNILKNTKSELLLQIWAEDLPKVLMEIHSLEARGVPMGIVYFGEEGDIPLRHYCRHGMLDEKRQEMGGRFLTLVSDGREVVFGQIINDSVSEVIWTRSRPMVAMAAECVRHDIYFYKNAEMFGAQMQKELGEDFHKIREIFRKREGM
- the thrC gene encoding threonine synthase, which produces MDLLYRSTRNAEKTVTASQAILKGLAEDGGLFVPAYIPKLDVAMDELKDMTYQETAYVVMKQFLPDFTEEELKECIEKAYDDKFDTELIAPLVKVGDTYHLELFHGATIAFKDMALSILPHLLTTAARKNNVTKEIVILTATSGDTGKAALAGFADVLGTKIIVFYPKDGVSKVQELQMVTQKGKNTFVVAIHGNFDNAQSGVKALFEDQALKSALNEAGYQFSSANSINIGRLVPQVVYYVYAYAKLLQNGEIEKNERIHVTVPTGNFGNILAAYYAKQMGVPIDRLICASNENKVLYDFFRTGKYDRNRDFVLTSSPSMDILISSNLERLIYTIAGQDAEANAQLMEQLAREGEYEITPQMRERLQDFTGGYATEEETRQTIRDTYRSTGYVMDTHTAVAAHVCRDYREKTGDTTKVLIASTASPYKFVGSVMAAIGDSDGCGDELSMIGELERLSKVEVPKAIREIQDAEILHTRECDVDKMKDAVKEILKVEV
- a CDS encoding nitroreductase; the protein is MAKNQELLELMQTRRSIRNFKPDMISKEVLDQIIAAGISAPSARNRQSAVIIAVTDKETIDRLSRLNAEIMGVESDPFYGAPTVLIVLADKNVGTYVYDGSLVMENLMLAAHALGVGSCWIHRAKEEFERPEGKEILKSLGIEGEYEGIGHCVLGYVDGDYPSAPPKKKDRVYYIG
- a CDS encoding YihY/virulence factor BrkB family protein, giving the protein MIENIKRAVKKITGFTSTVGSHHTGAYAAQAAYFFVLSLIPIILLLLTMVQFTPVTQQDVMSAVTQIFPRTVEGLIVSIVDQVYAQSSGIIPVTIMIAVWSAGKGVLSMTSGLNCIYDNTETRNYIYLRVRASFYTVIFILAIVLSLTLSVFGNSISVMVYRHAPILTPIMDFIIQIRTLVTMAVLTLFWDLVYKFLPNRTNLSKTTMKQQLPGAVFTSCAWLLISFVFSVYLDIFTGFSSMYGSLTTIILVMLWLYFCMYVILLGGELNALLEGYGSRGKRQ
- the pheT gene encoding phenylalanine--tRNA ligase subunit beta, whose protein sequence is MNTSLSWIKAYVPDLDVTAQEYTDVMTLSGTKVEGYEKLDADLDKIIIGQIDKIDKHPDADKLIVCQVNIGQGSVQIVTGADNVQEGDKVPVVLDGGRVAGGHDGSKTPGGIQIKKGKLRGVESCGMMCSIEELGSTKEMYPESPDNGIYIFPEDVQIGASAVEALGLDDVVFEYEVTSNRVDCFSVIGIAREAAATFQKDFVPPQVKETGNSEDVNQYIKVTVENTDLCPRYCARVVKNIKIGPSPKWMQRRLASVGIRPINNLVDITNYVMEEYGQPMHAYDLDTIKGHEIVVKTAQDGDKFITLDGQERALDGEVLMICDGEKSIGIAGIMGGENSMITDNVHTMLFEAACFDGVNIRKSSKRVGLRTDASAKFEKGLDPNNAKAAIDRACQLVEEMKAGEVVGGTVDVYGKVKEPVRVPFDAEKINSMLGTDISEEKMLGYFQKIGLEYDEAAKEVIAPTFRHDLFRLADLAEEVARFYGYDNIPTTLPKGESTTGKLSFKLRIEETARDIAEFCGFSQGMTYSFESPKVFDKLLLPQDSPLRRAVEIMNPLGEDYSIMRTTSLNGMLTSLAVNYNRRNKDVRLYELGNIYLPGQLPLTELPEERMQLTLGMYGNGDFFSMKGVVEEFFEKIGMKDRESYDPNAGKTYLHPGRQANIVYDGKMIGYLGEIHPEVADNYGIGERVYIAVIDMPEILEYATFDRKYTGIAKYPAVTRDISMVVPKHVLAGQIEDIIEKKGGPCLESYQLFDLYEGVQIKAGYKSIAYSIVFRAKDKTLEEADVSAAMKEILKALEEMGIELRQ
- a CDS encoding EFR1 family ferrodoxin (N-terminal region resembles flavodoxins. C-terminal ferrodoxin region binds two 4Fe-4S clusters.) encodes the protein MKMNELKLVYFSPTGTTRKVVMEAARNIDLKSISYDLTIHKEKKPALQFKKNDFVVFGIPVYSGRVPQTFLEYFETLKGDNTPAALIATYGCREYEDALLELKTEVEKRGFKVIGAAAFPVEHSIVRSIGLGRPNKADLKQISDFGVQLNRRLKADSFDSFDIQVPGRVPYRKYSRVPLHPKTDVKLCTECGACARSCPARAIPLDNPKKTLSKQCISCLKCVRLCRQKARYTSNIKMNFARRKLLKVCQSDKSAEIFL
- the pheS gene encoding phenylalanine--tRNA ligase subunit alpha: MKERLEQIKSEAIAQIKSADIPEKLNDVRVRFLGKKGELTAVLKGMKDVPPEDRPKVGQLVNEARAAIEAVLEESKARMERVLREEKLKGEVIDVTLPSKKNKVGHRHPNTIALEEVERIFVGMGYEVVEGPEVEYDLYNFEKLNIPADHPAKDEQDTFYINKEIVLRTQTSPVQARVMEQGKLPIRMIAPGRVFRSDEVDATHSPSFHQIEGLVIDKHISFADLKGTLEVFAKELFGPDTKTKFRPHHFPFTEPSAEVDVSCFKCGGKGCRFCKGSGWIEILGCGMVHPHVLEMCGIDPEEYSGFAFGVGLERIALLKYEIDDMRLLYENDIRFLKQF